CCTCGACCAGACCCTCGACGACGTCCGCGCCGCCAATCGCGACTTCGTCGCCATGCGCAATGCGGTGTACGAGGTCTCGAAGGGCTATCGCCGCGAGGCGCGGCCCTATGGCGACGAGGAGCGCGAGGAAGCGGCCGATTTCGTCGAATGGCTGGTGCTGGACAATTTCACCTTCATCGGCGTGCGCACCTATCGCTTCACGGCCGATGGGGGCTTAGAGGCGGATGCGCAGAGCGGCCTCGGCATCCTCAAGGACCCGCAGGTGCGCGAATTGCGGCTCGGCGACGAGGCGGTGGGCGATTCGCCCGAGAGCCGGCAGTTCCTGAGCGACGAGGTCCCCCTCGTCATCACCAAGTCGAGCCTGCGCTCCCGCGTCCATCGCCGCGCCTATCTCGACTATGTGGGCGTGAAGCTGCACGACGGGCAGGGCAAGCTGGTGGGCGAGATGCGCATCATCGGCCTCTTCACCTCCAACGCCTACACCCATTCCGTGCGGCAGATCCCCTATCTGCGGCGCAAGGCGGAGAGCGTGTTCTCCAGGGCGGACCTGGAGCGGGAGAGCCATTCCGGCAAGGCGCTTGCCACCGTCCTTGAGACCTATCCCCGCGACGACCTGTTCCAGATCGAGACCGACCAGCTCCTGCGCTACGCGTTGGAGATCCTGTCGCTCTATGATCGTCCCCGCGTGCGTGTCCTGCCGCGGATCGACCCCTTCGACCGCTTCGTCTCGGTGCTGGTCTTCGTGCCCCGCGACCGCTTCGATAGCGCCCTGCGCGAGCGCATCGGCGACCGTCTTGCCGGTGCCTTCGGCGGCCATGTGGCGGCCTTCACCCCCACCTTCCTCACCGATGTGCCGCTGACCCGCGTCCAGTACATCATCGGCCGGCGAGAGGGCCGCACGCCGGTGGTGGACCGCGCCGAGCTTGAATCCCAGGTGGCGCACGATGTCCTGTCCTGGCCCGAACGCCTGCGCGACGCGCTGCGCGACGCCCATGGCGATGCCGCCCCCGCCTTGATGGCGCGCTATTGCGCAGCGTTCGGCGCCGGCTATGTGGCCTCCACCTCCATCCCCACCGCCATGGCCGACATTGAGCTCCTGGAGCGCCTGTCGCCCGAACGGCCCATCGCGCTGGACTTCTTCCGGCGGGAGGAGGACCCGGCCACCCGCATCTCCCTGCGCCTGCTCTCCCTCGGCCAGCCGCTGCCGCTCTCGGTGCGGGTGCCCATGCTGGAGAATATGGGCCTGAAGTCCATCAACGAGCGCACCTACCGCATCGTGCCCACCCTCAACGGGGAGGAGACGACGCCGTCATGGCTGCACGAAATGTCGCTGGAGCGCACCGATGGCGGCACCATCGACGTGACCGGCGCCGCCGAGCGGATGGAAGACCTGCTCACCGCCGTCCTGCGGGACGAGGCGGAGAATGACGGCTTCAACGCGCTCGTGCTCGATACCGGCCTCGACTGGCGGGAAGTGGCGCTGGTGCGGGCGCTTGGGCGCTATCTGCGCCAGGCCGGCATCGCCTACAGCCAGGACTATCTGTGGACCACCCTGGTCGGCCACAAGGACGTGGCGGCGCAGATCGTCGCCCTGTTCCACGCCCGCTTCGACCCGGCCCTCGCCCAGGACGAGGAGGCCCGCACAGCCCGCGAGACGCCGATCCGCGAGGCCATCGAGGCGCGGCTCGCCGATGTGTCGTCCCTGGATGAGGACCGCATCCTGCGGCGTTTCGTGAACCTGGTGGACGCGGCGCTGCGCACCACCTTCTACCAGCGGGACGGGGAGGGCCGGGTGAAGCCGGTCATCGCCATCAAGTATTCCAGCCGCAAGGTGGAAGGGCTGCCCTTGCCGCGCCCGCTCTACGAGGTGTTCGTCTATGCGCCGCGCGTGGAGGGCGTCCATCTGCGCTTCGGCAAGGTGGCGCGCGGCGGCCTGCGCTGGTCCGACCGGCCGCAGGATTTCCGCACCGAGGTGCTGGGTCTCGTGAAGGCGCAGCAGGTGAAGAATGCGGTGATCGTGCCGGTGGGTGCCAAGGGCGGCTTCGTGCCCAAGCGCCTGCCCGCCGGTGGCTCGCGCGATGCCATCCAGGCGGAGGGCATCGCTGCCTACGAGCTGTTCGTCTCCAGCCTCCTGGACATCACCGACAATCTGGCCGGCGGCGCGGTGGTGCATCCCAGCCAGGTGACCATGCTCGACGGCGACGATCCCTATCTGGTTGTGGCGGCGGACAAGGGCACGGCCACTTTCTCCGACATCGCCAACGGCATCTCCCAGAAGCACGGCTTCTGGCTGGACGATGCCTTCGCCTCCGGCGGCTCTGTGGGCTATGACCACAAGGCCATGGGCATCACCGCCCGCGGCGCGTGGGAGGCGGTGAAGCGCCATTTCCGCGAGATCAACGTGGATATCCAGACCACCCCCATCGCGGTGGTGGGCGTGGGCGACATGTCGGGCGACGTGTTCGGCAACGGCATGCTGCTGTCCAAGGCGCTGAAGCTGGTGGCGGCGTTCGACCACCGCCACATCTTCATCGATCCCCATCCCGATCCCTCGCGCTCGTTCGTGGAGCGCCAGCGCCTGTTCAACCTCCCCCGCTCCAGCTGGGCGGACTATGATGCGAGCCTCCTCTCCGAGGGTGGCGGCATCTATCCGCGTTCGGCCAAGAGCATTCCCCTCTCGCCCCAGGCCCGCACCGTCATCGGCCTCGACAAGGCGGAGGCAACCCCGGCTGAGGTGATGAGCGCGATCCTGCGCGCCCAGGTGGACCTTCTGTGGTTCGGCGGCATCGGCACCTATGTGCGCGCCGGCTCCGAGACCGACGCGCAAGTGGGCGACAAGGCCAATGACGCCATCCGCATCGCGGCCTCCGAGCTGCGGGTTAAGGTGGTGGGCGAGGGCGCGAACCTCGGCATGACCCAGCGCGGGCGCATTGAGGCCGCGCGTCGCGGCGTGCGGCTCAACACCGACGCCATCGACAATTCAGCCGGCGTCAACACCTCCGACGTGGAGGTGAACATCAAGATCGCCCTGTCCCTCCCGGTGGCGGAAGGGGTGCTCTCTGCCCCGGACCGCGCGGCCTTGCTCGGCCAGATGACGAACGAGGTGGGCAACCTGGTCCTGCGCAACAATTACGCGCAGACGCTCGCCCTCTCCCTCGCCGAGCGGGCCGGGACCTCGGACCTCGCCTTCCAGCAGCGCCTCATGCAGATGCTGGAACTGCGGGGCGAACTGGATCGGGCGGTGGAATATCTGCCGACCGACGCCGAAATCCAGGAGCGCCGCTCGCGCGGGGAGGCCCTCACCCGGCCGGAACTGGCGGTGTTGCTCGCCTATGCCAAGCTCTCGCTCTATGACGAGCTGCTCACCTCCGACGTGCCCGACGATGCCTTCTTCGAGGGCGACCTGGTGCGCTACTTCCCGCAGGCTCTGCACCAGCGCTTCCCCACTGCCATCGATCACCACCGGCTGCGCCGCGAGATCATCGCCACGGGCCTCGCCAATGCGGTGATCAATCTGGGGGGGCCTGCGGCCATCGCCCGGGTGGCGGACCAGACGGGCGCGGATTCCGCCTCCATCGTGCGGGCCTTCGCCATCGTCAATCACAGCTTCGGATTGCCCTGGCTCTATACGGCCATCGACGCCCTCGACAACAAGATCGACGGCAAGGTGCAGCTCGGCCTTTACGGTGCGCTTCAGGAACTGCTGCTCAGCCGCACCATATGGATGCTCCGCAATGTCAGCGCCAGCGCGAGCATTGCGGACGTGGTGAAGGAGTATGAGGCCGGCATCTCGGCGCTGTCGGGGGTGCTCGATGCGAGCCTGCCCATGGCTTGGCGCGCCTGGCGTGACCGGGAGGTGGCGGCTCTCATCGAGAAGCAGGTGCCGGACGCGCTGGCGCGGCAGGTGGTGCTGTTGCGGGCGCTCGGGGCAGGGACGGACATCGCCCTTCTTTCCCAGACCACCGGGCGCACCATTGCCGATGCGGCGCCCACCTTCTTCGCGGCAGGCCGCTACTTCGCCGTGGACGAGATCGGCCAGGCGGCGCGGGGCATTGTTGCTCCCGATTATTACGACCGCCTCGCGCTCGACCGCGCCATGGGGCAGGTGGAGACCTTCGTACGGCAGGTGACGGTGGAGATCCTCGCCACCGGTCTGTCGGGAGACGAGGCCCTGGAAGCCTGGGTGACCCGCCGCCGCAAGGAGGTGGAGCGCACCCGCGCCACTGTCCAGGATATCGTCGCCTCCGGCCTGACGCTGTCCAAGCTGACGCTGGCGGCCAACCTGCTTGCGGACCTCACCCGCGCCTGAGGAAACCAAGCCGGCGGGTGATGCCCGCCGGCTTCCTCCGCCCCGCTGCGGGGCATATCTCAGATGCCGGACCTCAGATGTCCATCTGCGCGGCATAGGCAGGCGTGGGGCGGATCATCGAGACCGCTGCCGGCTGATATCTCCGGTGCTGTGGCACGGGCAGCGGGGGGATCTGGCCTTCGGTCTCCAGGCCGTAGCCCAGGCGGGGCAGGTCGAAGCCCGCGGCGGCCGCCTGGAGAAGGGCCTCTTCGGCCGGTCCCCAGTCTGCCGCGCAAAGCTGGGACTGCCGCTCCGACGTGTTGCGCCCGATGGCGGTTGAGGGCAGCCAGCGCCGGTGCAGCACCGGCAGGCCGATAAAGGCGGAGATGCGCCCGAGCTGTCCCGGCATGTCCAGGCACATTTCCTCGTAGCGCAAATGGAGCACGTCCGAGCGCCGGCCCCAGGCGGAGACGTGGGCGCACCAATAGGCCGGCGGCGTCAGCCGTCCTTCCGGATCGCGGCTGCTGGGGCTGGCGAGATAGTCGGTGAAGCTGAGGGTGGGCGCGATCTGGTGGCGCGGCTCGTGACCCTTCCGGTCAAAGTAGTATTGCGATCGCAGGACGTCCCTGGGATTGCGCACGATGTGCAGATGAAAGGCGCTGGAATAGCAGGCGGTCGCGGCCACCCAGTGCAGGTAGGAATGCCAGGGATCACGGCTGTGGGTCTTCTCGCCGAAATGGCGCTCATGGCTTTTCAGGACCACCGGCATGCGCCCGAGGCGGGAGAAGAAGTCCTCCTCAAGCTGGAACCAGTCCCGCGCCACCTGGAAGTTCTGTAGCAGCGTGTCGATAAGGAAATGGGTGCCGGAGCGGCGGTGGGACTGAACGATGATGGCGGGCTGCAGGATGCCCTCCTCGCAGTCGCCGATGCCGCCCAGAAAAGCGCCCTGGTTTCCGGCCTCGTGGCGGCGGCTCTGTCCCCACTTCACCGCGGACCACGCACGATGAACCTTCCGCGTGAATGACACCATGGCTTCAGTCCAAGAAGAGGCTTCAACTACAGCCGTACGCCCCCCGGCGCCGTAACATTCCCGACGCTAGCGGAAAGGCTCTCCCTGGTTAAGAACTTGCCGGGTAATGAAAAGAATCGTTTCATTTCCCGTTTACATTGCAGCAATGCGCAGCCTTCCCTAGAGCGCGCTCCGATCAGATTGAATCAATCTGATCGGTGAATCGCCCTCTCACTCATTGAGAGAGAATGCGTGATCCGATCAGTCTGCGGTGCAGGCTGATCGTCGCATGCTCTAAGGAAGGCGCTGTCCCTGGCAAGACTAAAAGAGCGGCGGCACGATGCCCACCGGAAACTTGCCCAGCTGGAGCACGCCCTGGCGGAAGGTGATGGCGAAGGTGGAGCCCTTGCGCCCGGCCACGTCGCCCGACTTTCCCGCCAGCGCCAGAGCGCCCACGATCGGTGCGATCTCGGGCGCGATGACGCCGCTGCGGGATAGGTTTTTGAGGATCTCCTCCACGCCGGCAAAGCCCAGATTGACCGCGCCGTTGAGCCGGCCCTGCGGATCCACAGACAGGGTGCCGCTGGCCGAGAGGGCAGCTTTCGGGGTCGTCACCTCGAAGGTGTCCAGGCGGAAGGTGCCGCCAGCCTCCGCCCAGGCGCGCAGCCGGTCGCGGACGGGCATGGGGCGCATGTCGTCGGCGGCACTCACATTCCCCTGCACCTTCATGTCGAGCGGACCAGGCGCGCCGGCGGCGGCCAGGGTGGTGCTCTCCGCCCCACGCACCCCGGCGGCGAAGTCGACCCCGTCGCGCCCCGTGCCGGTGGCTGGCGTGCGGCGGGCATGGACCTCCAGGTGGCTGGCCGAAAAGCCGGGAGTGGGGGCCGCGCCAGCCGCCAGGATGAGGTCGAGCTTGGGCTGCTCGATAACGATGGACATGCGCTGCGGGCGACCGCTGGCGTCACCCACTCCGCTCATCTGGAGCAGCGACCAGCTGGCATCATAGACGCGGCCGGAGGCGAGGTCTTCCACCCGGGCCGGGGAGGCGAATTCGGCCACGATATGGTTGGGCGCCCATACCTGGGCGACCGCATGAGCGCGGGCGGCGGTGATTTTCAGCGGATCGCCGCCCTGTGTCTCCAGCGAGGGCGCGCGGCAGACGAGCTCGAAGCGGAAGGGGAAGCCGGCGAGGCTGCGTTCCGCGCATCCCCATGTCCGACCCACCCGCGCCTCGCGCTTCAGCCAGGCCTCGATCTCCGCTTCCGCCCGATGGGCGGCGTAGAACCACAATCCGCACCAGGCGGCCGCGAACAGAAGAAGCAGGCCGAGGGGCACCGCGACGATCCAGGGCTTGCGGCGGCGGGGCGCGGCTTGCGTCGAGGTCATTCGCCTTCCTCTGTGCATGGCACATTTGTGCTTGGGACTTGCGGGCGGGGGAAGGCGCTGTTAGGCGACGGTGCGGCCCCTTTGTCAATGCACGCGATGGCGACTTCCCTCCAAACCGACCCCTCCAGCGATGATCGCTGGGTGTTTGCCTATGGTTCCCTCATGTGGAACCCGGGCTTTTCGTTCGTGGAGCGGGCCGAGGCGCGCCTCCTCGGGGCGCACCGTTCGCTGTGCATCTATTCCACCCACCATCGCGGCACGGCCGAGCAGCCGGGCTTGGTATTGGGGCTGGACCTCGGTGGCTCCTGCCGGGGTATCGCCTATCGGGTGGCGCCGGAAAACTGGGAAGAGACCCATGCCTATCTCACGGCGCGGGAGCAGATTTCCGGCGTCTATCGGGAGGCGACGCGGCGCGTGATGCTGCTGGACGGCAGCGAGCGGCGGGCGCCGGCGGTGGTCTATCTGGTCAATCGGGGCCATCCCCAATATGCAGCGGGGCTCGATCGGGAAGCCCAGCTCCACCTGGTGCGTCGCGCCCATGGCAAGTCGGGTCCGAACCGCGACTATGTGCTCGCCACCTGCGCGGCGCTGGAAGGCATGGGTCTCAGGGATGCGGGGCTGGAATGGATCGCCCAGCATCTGCGCCATCAGGTGCCCGGCTGACGCTGCTGGCGGGAAGGGGGCGCCACAGGCAGCCCCGGCATTTCCTGCCGGCGCGAGGCCCTTCGTTGCGGCCCATCCGTCAGGCCATTGTTCCCGGACGGACCCCGCGCAGCCCATCGGCGGGCGCATCCCTATGGCCGGCCTGACCTGGCTTTGGCGGCCGGCCTGAAGGGGCAGCCGCTGCAGGGTGCGCCGAAGGTGCCGGCCTCAGCCAGCTTCCCTCTCCGGGTCCGGCAATCCAGCCGCGTCAGGCCGCGTGGCGACGGCTGAGTTCGCGGGGACGGGGGGCGGCAGCAGGCCGGAAATCGGGAAAGGCCGGCTGGGGAGACAGAAAGGGCTGGAGCCCCGCGGGCGGCGCCTCGCCAAAGACGTGAATGTGGATTTCTTCAGCGAGGAACCGACGCGCAGCCTCTCGCGCGGCCTCGCCCGCCGGACCCGCCCACAGGGCGATGGGACCGGCCGGGGTGCGGCGCGCGACCACCGCAATGGCGTCGGGATAGTCCGGCGCCTCATGGGTCGCATAGACCGAAAACACGTGGCGCTGGCCGTCTGCGTCCCGCCAGAAACGGAAACGCGGACCAAGCGGTCCCTCCTTCAGTCCGGAGAGCCGACCGGCGTCAACAAGAGGCACGAGGAGCGAATCAGTCGCGTTCATGAGAACGAAACTAGAACGGGCCGATTCGCCGATCAAGACTTTTCCACAGGCCGGGAAAACGGGGATAATTTTAACTTAAGCGGCCGGGCTTCCCCGCTCCAGCGGAGGCTCTGCCGCACCCCCCGTCGGATCCTCGCCCAGCTCCGCCCGGCCCTGCGCCACCAAGCGGGCCGTGGCAGCCTCAATGTCGCGCTCGACCCGCGCCATGAACACGCCGCGCGGCAGATTGGCGGGGATAGGGGGCAGGATCTCCACCCGCACCGTGCCCGGGCGCAGCGGCCCCTTGCGCGGCCAGTAGAGGCCGGAATTCAGGGCCACCGGCAGGCAGGGGGCGCCGAGGCTGCCATAGAGATGGGCGACGCCGAACTTGTAGGAGGGCGGCGCCCCCACGGGACGGCGGGTGCCCTCCGGGAAGATCAGGATCTGCCGCCCCTTGGCGATCTCCAGCTGGGCACGCTCGGTCATTGTCTTCAGCGCAGCGGAGCGGGCGCCCCGGTCGATGGGAATGAAGCGCGCCTTGGCCACGTACCAGCCGAACAGCGGGATCCACATCAGCTCCCGCTTCAGGATGAAGGCGGGATCCTCGAACAGCGGCAGGAGGGCAATGGTCTCCCAGGCTGACTGGTGCTTGGCGGCGATGAGCAGCGGGCCGGGGAGGATGTTCTCGCGGCCCTTCACCTCCATGCGCACGCCGGCCACCGTGCGCAGCAGGAAGATGGTCGTGTGCGCCCAGACGAGCACAATCAGCTTCCACATGAAGCGGCGCGGCATCAGCGGCAGGAACGGCACCATCACCAGCATGTAGAGGAAGGTGCTGGTGAAAAACGACAGGTGAAACAGGAACGACCGCAGACGGTTCAAGGCAGGGCCCCCGTGCCCGATGGAGGAACTCAGCGGGTGGCCGAGGCCTGCGGTCCTTCCGGACGCGGCGCTTCGGCCGGCGCGACCGCCTGGGCGGGACGGATCTTCGCCTGCGCCATCATGTACTTCAAATATTCCTTGAGGAGGAGCTTCGCGGTCTGCGGCTCCGTCCACCATTGAGCATCCAGCATACGGTCGGTGACCACCGGGTAGGGGATGAGCTCCACCTCGGGCAGCATGCGGCCCATCTCGAACAAGGCGCGCGGCATGTGCCAGGTGGAAGTGACCACCAGCAGCGAGCGGAAGCTGCGTGCCCGCGCCCATTCCGCCGCCTCGATGGCATTGCCCCAGGTATTCAGCGCCTTGTGGCCGATATCGACGCAGCATTCCATCAGCGCCGGGCTGGCCGGCAAGGTGCGCCGCAGTTCGTCGGCGGTGGTGGTGCGGTTCACGCCCGTGATGAGCAGGCGCTTGCCATAGCCGTCCGCCAGCAATTGCACCCCGTCATTGAGCCGGGAGGCGCCGCCCGTGAGCACCACGATGGCATCGGCGGACCGCAGCGCCACCGGCTCGCGCGCGGAAATGCGGGTCACGAACACCATGAAGCCGGCGACGAAGGCCAGGGTCGCCAGGCCCAGCACGGAGCCGAGCGCCAGCGCCGCCACACGCAGGCGGCGGTGGCGCCCCCGCTGGCGCGGGGCGAGGCCGAGGCCTTCGCGGCCGGGCGCGGCAGGAGCTCCCTTGCTTGGTCTCATCGGTGGAAAATGGATGCCGAATGCGGCAATGCCGAGGAAAGACAGGCGCTTGCGTTCATTGGATGGCCCGCAGCGTCCGGTAGACGGTCACCCGGGAGGTGAGCGCGGTCACGGCGGTCACCAGCAGCACGGACAAGGCGATGCCGCCGAAGCCCCACAGGCCCGGCGCCAGCCAGGTGAGAATGGATGGATTTTCCGGCTCCCCGCCCAGCCCCAGGCTTGGCAGGCTGGCGATGGCGAGAAACAGGAAGGTGGCCGCGAGTCCACCGATCAGACCGCCCAGTGCCCCGATCTTCAGGAAGTGGCGCTGGAACTGGGCGGCGATGAAGCGGTCGCGGGCGCCCACGAAATGCAGCACCTCCACCACCGCCCGGTTGGTGGCCACCGCCGCGCGCGTCGCGAACACCACGGACAGCACCGTGGCGGTGCCCACCAGGATGAGAAGGCCGAGGCCGGTGATCATCACCCCCTCGGCCAT
This genomic interval from Aquabacter sp. L1I39 contains the following:
- a CDS encoding gamma-glutamylcyclotransferase: MATSLQTDPSSDDRWVFAYGSLMWNPGFSFVERAEARLLGAHRSLCIYSTHHRGTAEQPGLVLGLDLGGSCRGIAYRVAPENWEETHAYLTAREQISGVYREATRRVMLLDGSERRAPAVVYLVNRGHPQYAAGLDREAQLHLVRRAHGKSGPNRDYVLATCAALEGMGLRDAGLEWIAQHLRHQVPG
- a CDS encoding YdcF family protein, with product MRPSKGAPAAPGREGLGLAPRQRGRHRRLRVAALALGSVLGLATLAFVAGFMVFVTRISAREPVALRSADAIVVLTGGASRLNDGVQLLADGYGKRLLITGVNRTTTADELRRTLPASPALMECCVDIGHKALNTWGNAIEAAEWARARSFRSLLVVTSTWHMPRALFEMGRMLPEVELIPYPVVTDRMLDAQWWTEPQTAKLLLKEYLKYMMAQAKIRPAQAVAPAEAPRPEGPQASATR
- a CDS encoding lysophospholipid acyltransferase family protein, giving the protein MNRLRSFLFHLSFFTSTFLYMLVMVPFLPLMPRRFMWKLIVLVWAHTTIFLLRTVAGVRMEVKGRENILPGPLLIAAKHQSAWETIALLPLFEDPAFILKRELMWIPLFGWYVAKARFIPIDRGARSAALKTMTERAQLEIAKGRQILIFPEGTRRPVGAPPSYKFGVAHLYGSLGAPCLPVALNSGLYWPRKGPLRPGTVRVEILPPIPANLPRGVFMARVERDIEAATARLVAQGRAELGEDPTGGAAEPPLERGSPAA
- a CDS encoding NAD-glutamate dehydrogenase is translated as MNVQANQSANKATGTNERIAAAVALLEDGVPEAFARALLSGAAPEDVAALQPEALVCLVREAYAHLRQRPPGRQDVKVFNPDWPGAPAITVIEAVNDDMAFLFDSVAGELSDRGLELKLVSHPILAVERDSNGALTALDANLHEAEGRHMPHESFIHLHVQRIDSEADCADLKAALDQTLDDVRAANRDFVAMRNAVYEVSKGYRREARPYGDEEREEAADFVEWLVLDNFTFIGVRTYRFTADGGLEADAQSGLGILKDPQVRELRLGDEAVGDSPESRQFLSDEVPLVITKSSLRSRVHRRAYLDYVGVKLHDGQGKLVGEMRIIGLFTSNAYTHSVRQIPYLRRKAESVFSRADLERESHSGKALATVLETYPRDDLFQIETDQLLRYALEILSLYDRPRVRVLPRIDPFDRFVSVLVFVPRDRFDSALRERIGDRLAGAFGGHVAAFTPTFLTDVPLTRVQYIIGRREGRTPVVDRAELESQVAHDVLSWPERLRDALRDAHGDAAPALMARYCAAFGAGYVASTSIPTAMADIELLERLSPERPIALDFFRREEDPATRISLRLLSLGQPLPLSVRVPMLENMGLKSINERTYRIVPTLNGEETTPSWLHEMSLERTDGGTIDVTGAAERMEDLLTAVLRDEAENDGFNALVLDTGLDWREVALVRALGRYLRQAGIAYSQDYLWTTLVGHKDVAAQIVALFHARFDPALAQDEEARTARETPIREAIEARLADVSSLDEDRILRRFVNLVDAALRTTFYQRDGEGRVKPVIAIKYSSRKVEGLPLPRPLYEVFVYAPRVEGVHLRFGKVARGGLRWSDRPQDFRTEVLGLVKAQQVKNAVIVPVGAKGGFVPKRLPAGGSRDAIQAEGIAAYELFVSSLLDITDNLAGGAVVHPSQVTMLDGDDPYLVVAADKGTATFSDIANGISQKHGFWLDDAFASGGSVGYDHKAMGITARGAWEAVKRHFREINVDIQTTPIAVVGVGDMSGDVFGNGMLLSKALKLVAAFDHRHIFIDPHPDPSRSFVERQRLFNLPRSSWADYDASLLSEGGGIYPRSAKSIPLSPQARTVIGLDKAEATPAEVMSAILRAQVDLLWFGGIGTYVRAGSETDAQVGDKANDAIRIAASELRVKVVGEGANLGMTQRGRIEAARRGVRLNTDAIDNSAGVNTSDVEVNIKIALSLPVAEGVLSAPDRAALLGQMTNEVGNLVLRNNYAQTLALSLAERAGTSDLAFQQRLMQMLELRGELDRAVEYLPTDAEIQERRSRGEALTRPELAVLLAYAKLSLYDELLTSDVPDDAFFEGDLVRYFPQALHQRFPTAIDHHRLRREIIATGLANAVINLGGPAAIARVADQTGADSASIVRAFAIVNHSFGLPWLYTAIDALDNKIDGKVQLGLYGALQELLLSRTIWMLRNVSASASIADVVKEYEAGISALSGVLDASLPMAWRAWRDREVAALIEKQVPDALARQVVLLRALGAGTDIALLSQTTGRTIADAAPTFFAAGRYFAVDEIGQAARGIVAPDYYDRLALDRAMGQVETFVRQVTVEILATGLSGDEALEAWVTRRRKEVERTRATVQDIVASGLTLSKLTLAANLLADLTRA
- a CDS encoding sulfotransferase domain-containing protein, whose translation is MVSFTRKVHRAWSAVKWGQSRRHEAGNQGAFLGGIGDCEEGILQPAIIVQSHRRSGTHFLIDTLLQNFQVARDWFQLEEDFFSRLGRMPVVLKSHERHFGEKTHSRDPWHSYLHWVAATACYSSAFHLHIVRNPRDVLRSQYYFDRKGHEPRHQIAPTLSFTDYLASPSSRDPEGRLTPPAYWCAHVSAWGRRSDVLHLRYEEMCLDMPGQLGRISAFIGLPVLHRRWLPSTAIGRNTSERQSQLCAADWGPAEEALLQAAAAGFDLPRLGYGLETEGQIPPLPVPQHRRYQPAAVSMIRPTPAYAAQMDI
- a CDS encoding DUF2125 domain-containing protein, with protein sequence MTSTQAAPRRRKPWIVAVPLGLLLLFAAAWCGLWFYAAHRAEAEIEAWLKREARVGRTWGCAERSLAGFPFRFELVCRAPSLETQGGDPLKITAARAHAVAQVWAPNHIVAEFASPARVEDLASGRVYDASWSLLQMSGVGDASGRPQRMSIVIEQPKLDLILAAGAAPTPGFSASHLEVHARRTPATGTGRDGVDFAAGVRGAESTTLAAAGAPGPLDMKVQGNVSAADDMRPMPVRDRLRAWAEAGGTFRLDTFEVTTPKAALSASGTLSVDPQGRLNGAVNLGFAGVEEILKNLSRSGVIAPEIAPIVGALALAGKSGDVAGRKGSTFAITFRQGVLQLGKFPVGIVPPLF